The sequence CAACGCCTGCAAAAAGGGTCACCTCAACATCCGCATCGACCACGTTGCCCAGGCCATCACCTTCCAGGACGATGTCTTCTCCACCGACGTCCATCCcgccgcttccgcctcgtccgAAGCTGACAACGTTGGTCTGCAGGCCTCCCCCTCTGAGCTCGTGCGCACCCAGCTCAGCCGACTCGCCACCTGTCTCGACAccacgctcaagaccaTCGATCCCACCATCCTTGCCGATGCGCAGGCTGCCAAGCGTCACGTTTTTGCGCGCGCcgtcgctgccgccgaagacgagcacAAGGCTGCCATTGCCCGCAAGGCGCTCCTCGCGCGTCGCaaggagctgctcgaggaaATGGCTACGCGCAAGGAGCGAGAAGAGGCGGCCGCGCGTGCCGAACGCGCTCGTGCTGCCGCCGAGGCCGAACagaagcgcatcgccgAAGAACAAAAGAAGCGCGAACAGGATCGCCTTAACAAGGAAGTCGAGGCGGTGCGCATCGAGGAAGCCAAGAAAATGGCAAAGTCGTTGCAAGAGCGCGGAGGTCTCAAGCTTTCCGAGGAAGAACTTGCCAATCTGGACACGGACAAATTGGTCCAGATGCAGGTagagcagatcgaaaaggaaaagaaggAGCTTGCCGAGCGTCTGCGTCTCATCCACCGCCGAATGGACCACCTCGAGCGTGCCTACCGTCGCGAAGAGGCTCCCTTGCTTTCGGCTGACTACGAACGACAGAAGCAGGAAGACCTGCAATATCACAAGGCGGCTCGCATCACGCTGTTGCAGACTTCCAAGGACAAACACGCCGCCGACctcgagatcaagaagcgtCTCACCCGAATCTTGCCCGACTACCAGCAGCTTCGTTCCATTATCGAGGATAAACGTCGCGGCGAATTTGAAGAGCGAAGGAGAAAGGCTACCGAGCAGATTgagctcgaaaaggaaAGGCGTCGTCAGCAAGTGCGCGACGAGAGGAGACGCGAGCGACAAGAGGCCGAAGAGGCCGAACGTCGCCGCGTCCAAGAGGAACAAGAggctcgtgctcgtgccgaggaggaggagcgcctcgccgagcagcgTCGTGTCGAAGAGGCTCAGcgcgccgagctcgaggccaagaagcgcgccgAAATCGAGGAGCGAAGGGCCAAGTTCCAGGCGACCGCCGACAAGCAACGACAgcgcgaggaggaggccGAGGCCAACCGTCGTTCTCGTGCCGCCGGTACTGGTGCTGCGCCTGCACAAGAGTTGgccgctgctgatgctACATGGCGCCGTGCTAGTGGCAGCCCTGCACCCACTCAAGCCGAGTCGCAACGTCCTCCCATctttggcgctgctcgTACCGGTGGCGCTGGAGGCTGGCGTGAGCGCTTGGCTGCCAAGGAGGCCGCTGGTGGCAATGCTACTGCTGCTCCttctgctcctgctgccgCTCCTGCGCCTGCCTCTTCGGGAGCCTACCGACCTGGTATGTTCCGTGCCGCTGCcggtgctggcgctggGGGACGGACGGATCGCGTGGCGGCCACTCCTCTCCCTCCCGCTGCCGCGGCTGCCGAGAGCGACGGCTTTACCGaggtcaagaagaacgTCTACCGTCCTCCTGGTCGTCGTGCCTGATTGTTTCGCGTCTGGTCCCACAAACAAAAAAACAGCATCGCGTCTGTATGCGTATGCTTGTGTGTCCCCCTTGTACATTCTCCCTTGCATTCGCAAGACTCTTTCCGCTTATTCTGCTTGGATTCGAGTAGTGAATGTGCGAGACGGTATGAGTAGTTATATGCTATCGAGCCGCCGTTTAGATTTGCGATTTGTGAATCAGTTGAAGAATACAATCTGTGAATCCAAatccgattcgtgattggttgTCTAGACACCCTTTTGGTATAAGTTAACGTTAGTTAGTCATGAGTGGTTAAGCTTcgagtgaatcacgattggctgGCCGGAAAGAACTGATCTAACAAATTTGACGAAGCACGCGTGACGCGTTTAAATCGAAGATGTTAGATCGTGAAGTGGAAACCGTAGATCGTAGATTGGGCTTGGCATGCGCGCCTCGGTTTCGCGGTGAtatgaatcgtgattaGGATGCACCTCGtaagcgtgaatcgtcaagACTGAGTTGGATGTCAGGATCCACGACTTGCCTCACCACTACGTACTGTCATCAGTATCGTCGAGCTGACCAGATTGCATCTCGACAGACAGCTGAGAAGCACTTGGATCGGTGCTTTGTCCACAGCCTCAAGTGCTCAGCGCTGGACGCTGCCCTGCTTGCGACcagcgcctgctgctgtgtgGTGCATATACATTGGCGACTCGATTCGACTCGGTTCGGTTCGATgcgcagcagatcgacgtaGAAACGCAAGCCATCCACCATACATTGCAGGTGGTCGTGGGCCGCTTTCTCGACACGATGAGTAGGATTACGAATGCAACGGTGCAGCGCGAGGCCATTTCGGCActgcaagctgctcgaacaACGAGCAGTGTTGGCGCATCCGGCAGCGACGCGGCACGGGATAGCGATACGATTTCGATCCAGTCGCGACATACGCTGCGCGTGTTTTCGgcagaagacgaggacgaggagcaagatCCGTGGTCGGCGATACCACGACGGGTGTCGTCAACGCCAGCAGCCGAGCTACCGACGCTGAGTCGTGCGCAACGCAAGCAGCTGATCGTGCGTGCACTGCTGCAACTGCTCGTTCTGTTCGTGGTATGCCTCGTCGGTCTCGGAGGCACGCTTTGGCTGGCACTGCCTGTCATCTCGCCCGAGGACAAACCGTTGTTCAAGATCCCACGTTCCTTTGACGATCTGCGCGCGCTGAATACGGTTCTGCAGCATTACAAGTCGGAGCATTTCGCGagggtgctgctgtgctggaCGATCGTGTATCTGTTTTTACAGGCATTTTCGATCCCGGGGAGCATGTACATGTCGATCCTGGCGGGAGCGCTGTTTGGTGTGCCGCTGGCGCTTCCGTTGGTGTGCGCGAGTGTTGCTACGGGAGCGAGCATCTGCTATCTGATCAGCAAGTTCCTAGGGACCATGCTGCTCGCGCTGCCCTCCTGGCAAGCACGCATCGACGACTGGAAGCACAAGCTGGCGCAGCACGACGACAATCTGCTCTCGTACCTGATCGTGCTGCGAATGATGCCACTACCTCCACACAACATTGTCAACATCCTCTCGCCTCATCTGGGCATTCGACTCGGCGTCTTCTGGCTCTCTACGTTTGGTGGCATCTTTGCGGTCAGCGTGATCCACGTGACGATCGGAGAGAAGCTAGACCAGATGACTGGCGACGAGCGGTTCAGCATGTTGAGTTGGCGGAACGTGTTGCTGCTAGGCGGAGTGATGGTGGCAGTAATGCTGCCTGTTGCCGTACGACGATACAACCGCGATCCCACGCTCACGCATGCTGAGCACGGCGCCGTGTACCTGGACGAACAagtggacgacgatgcgccGCATCTGCCCGAGAGTTTTCGGCGAAACCTTGCTGCACTTGCAGCgagcggtgctgctgacgacgatgacgatgatgaatTGCCACCACATCGGAGCGTGGATACGCACCACCTTGCGGCGGACGACAGCTTTCCGAACTGGACCGAcgcgagatcgagttgcGACGACCCGGACGAGCATATGTGGGAGACGCACAGTGCAGAGTACGCAAGAGGTGGTGTGTTCGCCGACCGCCATGCACGCGACGCAACGCCCAATGCGCACGCTCAGTCGTCGACACGTGCCAGACTCAAGAGCTGGATCCACACTCGCACCGGCGTCAAGCTGTGATGCGTCGAATCGCGAATTGCAACCATCTAGCCCGAAGTGAATGtgtgtgctgctgtggctgtAGCGTTCGACGCTGCATGTCTGGCGTGCTAGCGCTCGGGTCGCTTGATGCGCCCGGTGCATAGCACTGTGTTGAGATAGACGCTGAATACATAGCGTCGAGCCTCCTCGCCACGCCGAGCGCAGCATGAAAGCTCcagctgccaagctcgagcccTGTTGCGCTGCGATACAGATATGTGGATGCTAGACACGATCAATGTGCAGTGCGCGACGGCGCACGATGCGTAGCGGTACGGGCGCGGTTTGTCGCGCGTGGTGCGCTAGCGCGAGCGCTTGTTTCGCGAGTGCACGCGCAATACGCTCGAACCGGGCCGAATGCAGTGATCACTCGGATGCGCTTCCAGAAGCGCTAACACTCGTCGCCATCCAGTACGACCAAAGAGCCACCAGTGAGAGCTACCAAGATGCAGTGCGCCTTGCTCTCCGGCTCGGTGGCAGCGCGCACCGGCGCACCTGGTGGCTAGCATGCTGCGTTGTGTACGCGCCTGACGAGTGAGCTGCTAAGCTGAGACACATACATATCAACACAAGCGACCATCTCTAGTGCAGTTGCGGGCTGCCGAACAAGGGCATGCAGCCATGTAAACACACGCGCACAGCCTCGACTTGACTTTGTACGACGCAATGAGCAGCCAGCAAGAAACATGTAACTATTGGATGCGCATCAAGACATGGAGGCCTGTGCACCTGCAGTGGCAGCTAGCCTGTTTCTCCTCctctcggcatcgagctccttTTCAGCATTGATCTGGTCTACAAActtttcgatctcggcgagctctACATTTGTGACGCTAGCGTGTGCGTCCATGAGCGCGATTTCGATGTTCTTGGCACCGGTCTGAACCACCTCGAGCAGACTCTTGATGGCGAGTTTGATGGTTTGCTCTTTGGTGAGGTCGTCCTTGTAGTTCTTCTCGAGAAATTCGCGGACGGTTTTCGAGCTTCGACCGATCGCGTTGGCCTTCCAGGCGGAATACATGCCGCTCGGTTCGGTCTGGTACAGTTTCGGAGTCGAGTCGTTTGCATCGAATCCAATGatgagcgtcgagatgccAAACGGACGTACACCACCGGACTGCGTATACTTTTGCTGGATGGCTGCGACGTGGCGCGTGATATAGTCGACAGTCACCGGATCTTCGACGGTGAGACGATGCGATTGGCATTCGGTGCGCGCCTTGTCGATCAAGATGCGTGCGTCGGCGGTGAGTCCGGCAAACGCCAGGCAGATGtgatcgtcgagcatcgcTGTCTTGCGAATCGTACGTGCATCTTGAAGTTGCAACACCGACTTCTTCTCGACTCCAAGTACGACAACGTCCTTGCCTCGAACACCTACGGCGCACGTCCCTTTTCGAACCGCCTCAAGTGCGTATTCTACCTGGAACAGGTGTCCGTCCGGCGAAAATACCGTCAGCGCTGTCCAGCCAaccagcacaagcacaacaTTCAAGAACAACAAACTTCAGTACGTCGCCAGCCAGCATCCAAATCGTCGAGATCACGCCAGATACTCACCTCGATCATACGACATGTTGCGTTGGTTGTGGTGTGTgaatggtggtggtggtgatgggGCGTAGTAAATGAGTGCGAATTGGTTCGTGTTCCATGGCCCATGCTCGTTCACCGTTGCTTGCAAACAGTCGCAGTGACGAGTGCAGAAAGGAACGCGTCAGTCGGTTTCGATTTTGCTTTCTCGTCACTCAAATTCACACTCACCCCTCTCACAAGTCAGAGCGCAACGATCagatccgtgattcgtgattatcaAGTGTGAGTGCCACCTAAGCGTGTTAAacccaatcgtgaattggcAAATGTTAAAGCTCCGGCTCGCCGCTccacacactcacgactgcatgttcgtcaaagccaagattctgaatcgtgaatcgtgaattcagACACGGCAGCGTAGAGAGAGGCGGACCGAGGTGCCGAAGCTTGGTGCCACTTTCACAGCTCAGTCACAGCTCAGTCACAGCTCAGTCAGAGTGCGTGCAGGGAACCACGGATCTGCAATTCACCATGgtggattcacgatttcgaccTCGCTTCACCTCTCGAACGatgtgagtcacgagtgtggcgCCGTGCTTGATCGGATCGAACAGCAAACAGCACACTGCGCATGGCACTTGGCACTTGGCACTTGTGACGGATGAATCGAGATCACGGATGCACCGATAAGTGTCAACAACGGAAGGGCTTCTCGAATTTGGTTTTGCttttttccttttcttACCCCTTTTTTTTGCGCCAATTTCAGGTGGAAGCAAGCTCTGGAAGGAGCATTGACGATTTCCAATCCGCACAAAATGTGCACGAGTCCGCGAGCCACGACTTGTGAGCCGTGAGTTGGAGTGACGTGTGACGTGTGGAACTACCCTGTGACTTGGGTGTAATCAACACAGCTTTTCAAGTTTGGGTTGATccgtgattgacgattgctTTGCAGACGCTTTTCGGcaaccattcacgatttgtgattcacgatccacgccttgtgattcgtgattgtagATGGCGAGGTGCCAAGTGTGACGGGACGAAACAGGTTTCGGTAGAGCCGAGTGGATtcgctcgtcggcatcgccaCTCGTTGCGCTACCACCATCTCTGTCTCGAGGTGCAAGGAGAATGGCTCAGCCGtttggctcgtcgacgctgcttccgccgccgctgcttgATATCCGATCATGAGCCAATCCAACGAGACCGACCCAGATCCGCACGCCCTACCACACCAACAGCTCAGCTTGCATCCTCCCTGGACAGACTCGACGCGTTCCCCCACATCTCCCCAACCCAGAGACTCGTACAGTGCGAGCAGCATCCCCGATCACAACTCGGACATCTACATCAACAGCTACTACTATGGCAACACCGACATGTCGgagctcgctgctgccagccCCAACCCAACTCTCGCTCAGAGCCCTCTCAGCTCGGCCAACCCCACCAATTCCAACGACGATCGCCTCCTGAGACGACTCAGCTGGGACCACTCTCACGACCCGCCCCATCACCAAGCCCATCCAGCTACACAGCCAGCTACACCGCCAGCCGCACCATCCAGCTCACATCGGCGCAGCATTTCTTCCATCGATGCAGGCATCCTTACCGGCCCACTCGAGCTCTCGCCCCAGCAACCACACGCAAGCCAATCTATGCACTATGGCTACAGCGCCGAGTCGGATGTCACCTACATCACCGAGGACAACGATAGAGCACTGCTCACTTTGCAAACCCATgctcttccatctcgctcagTCAAATACCATGAGCCAGATCACCATCACTTGCACCGCACTGCTTCGCCCGACGCCATCGAACAGGCTCACGAACCCACGCTCAAATCCAGCGCAGACGTCTACGCCACTTGCAATTACGACAGAGCCAGGTCCGGTCTCGACCGTTTCACCAAGTCGATCCGCAGAATGAGTCGCCGCGTCGTCcaccatcagcagcatcacgCTCACATCCCACTCACAGATCAGGATCCCGAAGAAAGCGATTCATCCGccgtcgccgccgccaccaccaccaccttgacTCACCCCGATCGACAGCCATCTTCATCTCACCACGTCCGCCCAAGCACCCACCAGTTGCAGCTATTACGAGGCAAAAGTCTAGGTCTCTTTGGCCCCGACAATCCTCTTCGCAAGTCGCTTGCCGCGCTGCTTTCCCAATGGTGGATGGAACCACTCATCTTGCTCCTCATCCTTGCCAACACCGTCACCCTCGTCGTACAGGCCGCTCCCAGCGTCTATGCACATCCAAGACCCGACAACTACTTTGGCGCCATCCCCGACTACATCCTActcgccatctttggcaTCTACACCCTTGAGATCCTCGCTCGCATCATCGTGTCTGGTTTGGTCATCAACCCGCCTCCGCTCTACGCTGCGCCCATCCCAACGGCCCACGACGATCACTCAGGTACGTCCGACGCCACCACAAAGCAATCCTTTTCCACCTCCCCCGAGCACAAGCGCCAAATGTCCAGatccaacacgctcgacacgctcgGCCTCTTTGGCGGCAACCTCAAATCTACCGCCCAGAAGGTGCTTGCAGGCAACTCGGGCCTGACCGAGTCCTACTTTGAGTCACGCCGAGCTtcggcaacagcaacgcaaacgcaaacCATCACGCTTGCCTCCTCTGCCCCGCATACGCATGACCCTTTGTCGACGCACCAACAGTCTCGACATCCTGCTCGACATGTCAATCAGAGCGAGACCAGCATGTTTCTTTCCGAATCCACCGCGCCCTCATTCTGGCAAAACACAAAGACGCCCTTCGCCGAAGCTTTCGAGAAGCAACGCGTGCAGGCAGTCCATCACGCTTTCTTGCGCCATTCCTGGAATCGTGTCGATGTAGTCGCCGTCGTCGCTTTCTGGATCGCTTTCGCCTTGGCTCTCGGTGGTCAAGAATCCGCCAACCATCACCACATCTACATCTTTCGAGCGCTTAGCGTCCTCCGTTGTGCTCGTCTTCTCACCGCCACTAGCGgtaccaccaccatcttgcACTCGCTCAAGGCCTCCGCCTTTATCCTGCTCAGCGTTAC comes from Mycosarcoma maydis chromosome 18, whole genome shotgun sequence and encodes:
- a CDS encoding putative eukaryotic translation initiation factor eIF-3, coding for MPPFAKPETVLKRSEELINVGQHQAALAALNEIFTSRRFKQTPLQSLEPIMLRFVDLCVDLKKGRMAKEGLMQYKNVSQNTNAQSIELVIKHFIKLADAKVVEAQSKADAAVGEIDVDDLEESETPESMLLGSVSADQNKDRTDRVLVTPWLKFLWEAYRTALDILRNNARLEVPYQQIANQALKFCLQYQRKTEFRRLCEVLRQHLQNVARYSHHAHAINLTDQDTLQRHLDTRFAQLNSAVELELWQEAFRSVEDIHNLLTMAKKAPRPAMMANYYEKLARIFMVSDNNLFHAAAWNRYYALARSIAKSEQEHTQIASYVLISALAVPVISSNAPGTGNLHKSKSDFLQADHEARSRTGRLTSLLGLSRTPTRAGLLKEALNRDILKKARPELRELYNILEVEFHPLSICAKIEPILASISQDAEMAKYVKPLHSVVLTRLFQQLSQVYDAVKLSKVMQLVSAFKAPHSYTPAEIEKFCLNACKKGHLNIRIDHVAQAITFQDDVFSTDVHPAASASSEADNVGLQASPSELVRTQLSRLATCLDTTLKTIDPTILADAQAAKRHVFARAVAAAEDEHKAAIARKALLARRKELLEEMATRKEREEAAARAERARAAAEAEQKRIAEEQKKREQDRLNKEVEAVRIEEAKKMAKSLQERGGLKLSEEELANLDTDKLVQMQVEQIEKEKKELAERLRLIHRRMDHLERAYRREEAPLLSADYERQKQEDLQYHKAARITLLQTSKDKHAADLEIKKRLTRILPDYQQLRSIIEDKRRGEFEERRRKATEQIELEKERRRQQVRDERRRERQEAEEAERRRVQEEQEARARAEEEERLAEQRRVEEAQRAELEAKKRAEIEERRAKFQATADKQRQREEEAEANRRSRAAGTGAAPAQELAAADATWRRASGSPAPTQAESQRPPIFGAARTGGAGGWRERLAAKEAAGGNATAAPSAPAAAPAPASSGAYRPGMFRAAAGAGAGGRTDRVAATPLPPAAAAAESDGFTEVKKNVYRPPGRRA
- a CDS encoding putative proteasome core particle subunit alpha 4; translated protein: MSYDRALTVFSPDGHLFQVEYALEAVRKGTCAVGVRGKDVVVLGVEKKSVLQLQDARTIRKTAMLDDHICLAFAGLTADARILIDKARTECQSHRLTVEDPVTVDYITRHVAAIQQKYTQSGGVRPFGISTLIIGFDANDSTPKLYQTEPSGMYSAWKANAIGRSSKTVREFLEKNYKDDLTKEQTIKLAIKSLLEVVQTGAKNIEIALMDAHASVTNVELAEIEKFVDQINAEKELDAERRRNRLAATAGAQASMS